The window ACGCACCTTGGGGGCCTTACGTCTGCCGGACTGGAGGACGGCTTACTTGTCGCCCTTGCCCTTGCCCTTGTCGTCGCCGCCGGCGCCCATGGACTCGTAGATCTCCTTGCACATGGGACACACCGGGTACTTCTTCGGGTCGCGGCCGGGCACCCAGACCTTGCCGCAGAGCGCCACGACGGGGGTGCCGTCGAGGGCGCTCGCCATGATCTTGTCCTTCTGGACGTAGTGGGCGAAGCGCTCGTGGTCGCCGTCGCCGTGGGACACCTGTGGCGTCGGCTCTACGAGGGTTCCCGTACCAGTCCCGCGCTCGGGCTCGAGAGTGCTCATGACGCCAAGGGTACTGAAGCTCACAGGCATCAGTTGAGCGAAGGGTCGTCCGGGTACGTGGCCACCATCGCGAGCTCGTTGCGCTGACGGCGCAGGACCTCGCGCCAGAGTCTTTCCGGCGAGGGCGAGGAGACGTCTCCCGGCTCGGACTCGACGACGTACCAGGCGCCCTCGACCAGCTCGTCCTCCAGCTGGCCGGGGCCCCAGCCCGCGTACCCGGCGAAGATTCTCAGGCTGCCGACGGCCGAGGCGAGCAGTTCCGGCGGCGCCTCCAGATCCACGAGCCCGATCGCGCCGTGCACCCGGCGCCAGCCGAGCGGGGCGCTCTCGCCGTACGCGTCGCCGGGGATGACGGCGACGCCGAGCGCCGAGTCGAGGGACACCGGCCCGCCCTGGAAGACGACGCCTGGTTCGCCGGCGAGGTCCGCCCAGCCCTCCAGGATGTCACCCACGTCCACGGGGGTCGGACGGTTGAGGACGACACCGAGGGAGCCCTCCTCGTCGTGGTCGAGAAGGAGCACCACCGCGCGGTCGAAGTTCGGGTCCGCCAGGGCGGGCGTTGCCACGAGCAGCCGTCCTGTGAGCGAGGACACCTCGGTCATGCCAGACATGATCCCGCATCTTCCCTTCATGTGGGGAGGCAATGCCGGTTCGGGAGTGAATGCAGCTCAGGGCGGAAAGGAGCGCCACGGGCGCACGGCCGCCATGGTGACCGTTTGTGCCCGGCGGGGAACGGTTCGTGTTGTGACACAGCTATGACGATCCTGAGCCGTCCTTGGGCTTACTGAAGGGGGGGCGACGGCGATTACCCTTTCCCTCCTGGCCCCTGCCCAACTCATCGGAACGCGAGATACATGACCGTCAACGACGATGTCCTGCTTGTCCACGGCGGAACCCCGCTGGAGGGCGAGATCCGTGTCCGCGGTGCGAAGAACCTCGTACCGAAGGCGATGGTCGCCGCTCTGCTGGGCGGTGAGCCGAGTCGACTGCGCAACGTGCCGGACATCCGTGACGTGCGCGTCGTACGCGGTCTGCTGCAGCTGCACGGGGTGACGGTCCGCCCGGGTGAGGAACCCGGCGAGCTGGTGATGGACCCCTCGCACGTGGAGAGCGCGAACGTCGCTGACATCGATGCCCACGCGGGTTCCAGCCGTATCCCGATCCTCTTCTGCGGCCCGCTGCTGCACCGCCTCGGGCACGCGTTCATCCCCGGCCTCGGCGGCTGCGACATCGGCGGCCGGCCCATCGACTTCCACTTCGAGGTGCTGCGGCAGTTCGGCGCGCGGATCGAGAAGCGGGAGGACGGGCAGTACCTGGAGGCTCCGCAGCGGCTGCGCGGCACGAAGATCCGGCTGCCGTACCCGTCCGTCGGCGCGACCGAGCAGGTGCTGCTGACGGCCGTCCTCGCGGAAGGCGTCACCGAGCTCTCGAACGCGGCCGTGGAGCCGGAGATCGAGGACCTCATCTGCGTGCTGCAGAAGATGGGCGCCATCATCGCGATGGACACCGACCGCACGATCCGCATCACCGGTGTGGACAAGCTCGGCGGCTACAACCACAAGGCCCTGCCGGACCGCCTGGAGGCCGCCTCGTGGGCGTCCGCGGCGCTGGCCACCGAGGGCAACATCTACGTCCGTGGCGCCCAGCAGCGCTCGATGATGACGTTCCTGAACACCTACCGGAAGGTGGGCGGTGCCTTCCAGATCGACGACGAGGGCATCCGTTTCTGGCACCCCGGCGGCCAGTTGAAGTCCATCGCCCTCGAAACGGACGTGCACCCCGGCTTCCAGACGGACTGGCAGCAGCCGCTGGTCGTGGCCCTCACGCAGGCGACGGGCCTGTCCATCATCCACGAGACGGTCTACGAGTCCCGCCTCGGCTTCACCTCCGCCCTGAACCAGATGGGCGCTCACATCCAGCTCTACCGCGAGTGCCTGGGCGGCTCCGACTGCCGCTTCGGCCAGCGCAACTTCCTGCACTCCGCGGTCGTCTCGGGCCCCGCCAAGCTCCAGGGCGCCGACCTGGTCATCCCCGACCTCCGCGGCGGCTTCTCGTACCTGATCGCGGCCCTGGCGGCCCAGGGCACGTCCCGGGTCCACGGCATCGACCTCATCAACCGCGGCTACGAGAACTTCATGGAGAAGTTGGTCGAGCTGGGCGCGAAGGTCGAGTTGCCGGGCAAGGCGCTCGGCTGACCGCCGCTCTCGGCTCCGGCCCAGCCCAACACCGCTCTCGGCTGGGGGTCCGGGGGTCACCCCCCGGATAGGCACAGCATGGAGAAGTTGGTCGAGCTGGGCGCGAAGGTCGAGTTGCCGGGCAAGGCGCTCGGCTGACCGCCGCTCTCGGCTCCGGCCCAGCCCAACACCGCTCTCGGCTGGGGGTCCGGGGGTCACCCCCCGGATAGGCACAGCATGGAGAAGTTGGTCGAGCTCGGCGCGAAGGTCGAGTTGCCGGGCAAGGCGCTCGGCTGACCGCCGCTCTCGGCTCCGGCCCAGCCCAACACCGCTCTCGGCTGGGGGTCCGGGGGTCACCCCCCGGATAGGCACAGCATGGAGAAGTTGGTCGAGCTCGGCGCGAAGGTCGAGTTGCCGGGCAAGGCGCTCGGCCAGTCGGCCACGGCTCGGTCGTAGATACGACGATGGGGCGGCCCTCCGGTGAAGGAGGGCCGCCCCATTGCGTTACTGGGCCCTAGAAGGGCCTCGTACGCCGTCCTGTGCGTACGACAGGCAGGGTCACTTGCCCTTGGCGGCTTCCTTGAGCTTGGAGCCCGCGGAGACCTTGACGCTGTAGCCGGCCGGGATCTGGATCGGGTCGCCGGTCTGCGGGTTGCGCGCGGTGCGAGCGGCACGGTGGGTGCGCTCGAAGGTCAGGAAGCCAGGGATGGTGACCTTCTCGTCGCCCTTGGCGACAACCTCGCCGACGGTCTCGGCGAACGCGGCCAGCACGGCGTCGGCGTCCTTGCGGGTCACCTCGGCGCGGTCGGCCAGCGCGGCCACCAGCTCACTGCGGTTCATGTTGTTACTCCCGTGTTCTTCTTGCTGTTGAGGCGTGCCCCGCGGCGGAGCCGCATATTGGGCACAGCTAAGCCGATGCTGCCAGGGTCCTCGGACAGTCCCCGGACCCGGGTCCGTCGTCAGACCCTCGCGCGCCCAGTGACGCATCCTGCCCCTACCTGCGGCGGGAAAGCCAATCCGGCACCCGGAGGAGTCGTGAGAACACCCTTGGGAGTCACACGAAGAGAGGGCCTGAGCGTTCGCGTCACGATAAACGGCGGCTGGAGGCCCTTGGTTCCACGACGCGCCGTTACAAGGGCTTGCCGTGGCGATCCTCACAGCCGCCACACACTTTCGGGCCGCAGCGGGGTCCGGGGGCAGCAGCCCCCGGCGACGCCCGCCCCGAGGCCGATCGTGACGCGGGTGATTAGACGCGGGTGACTACTCGACCGACGCCACGGCGCTGGCGGACTTCGCCGCTTCCCGCACCGCGCCGGCCACCGCACCCGCGACCTTGTCGTTGAAGACGCTCGGGATGATGTAGTTCGGGTTCAGCTCGTCCTCGGTCACCACATCCGCCAGCGCCTTCGCGGCCGCGAGCATCATCTCGGTGTTGACCGTGCGGGACTGCGCATCCAGCAGACCGCGGAAGACGCCCGGGAAGACCAGCACGTTGTTGATCTGGTTCGGGAAGTCGGAGCGGCCCGTGGCCACAACTGCGGCCGTCTGACGGGCGATTGCCGGGTCCACCTCGGGGTCCGGGTTCGCGAGCGCGAACACGATCGCGTCGTCGGCCATGGCGGCCACGTCGTCGCCGTCCAGGACGTTCGGGGCCGAGACGCCGATGAAGACGTCCGCGCCGCGCACGGCCTCCTT of the Streptomyces sp. T12 genome contains:
- a CDS encoding DUF3039 domain-containing protein, producing the protein MSTLEPERGTGTGTLVEPTPQVSHGDGDHERFAHYVQKDKIMASALDGTPVVALCGKVWVPGRDPKKYPVCPMCKEIYESMGAGGDDKGKGKGDK
- a CDS encoding YqgE/AlgH family protein is translated as MTEVSSLTGRLLVATPALADPNFDRAVVLLLDHDEEGSLGVVLNRPTPVDVGDILEGWADLAGEPGVVFQGGPVSLDSALGVAVIPGDAYGESAPLGWRRVHGAIGLVDLEAPPELLASAVGSLRIFAGYAGWGPGQLEDELVEGAWYVVESEPGDVSSPSPERLWREVLRRQRNELAMVATYPDDPSLN
- the murA gene encoding UDP-N-acetylglucosamine 1-carboxyvinyltransferase, with the protein product MTVNDDVLLVHGGTPLEGEIRVRGAKNLVPKAMVAALLGGEPSRLRNVPDIRDVRVVRGLLQLHGVTVRPGEEPGELVMDPSHVESANVADIDAHAGSSRIPILFCGPLLHRLGHAFIPGLGGCDIGGRPIDFHFEVLRQFGARIEKREDGQYLEAPQRLRGTKIRLPYPSVGATEQVLLTAVLAEGVTELSNAAVEPEIEDLICVLQKMGAIIAMDTDRTIRITGVDKLGGYNHKALPDRLEAASWASAALATEGNIYVRGAQQRSMMTFLNTYRKVGGAFQIDDEGIRFWHPGGQLKSIALETDVHPGFQTDWQQPLVVALTQATGLSIIHETVYESRLGFTSALNQMGAHIQLYRECLGGSDCRFGQRNFLHSAVVSGPAKLQGADLVIPDLRGGFSYLIAALAAQGTSRVHGIDLINRGYENFMEKLVELGAKVELPGKALG
- a CDS encoding HU family DNA-binding protein, with the translated sequence MNRSELVAALADRAEVTRKDADAVLAAFAETVGEVVAKGDEKVTIPGFLTFERTHRAARTARNPQTGDPIQIPAGYSVKVSAGSKLKEAAKGK